In a single window of the Dreissena polymorpha isolate Duluth1 chromosome 3, UMN_Dpol_1.0, whole genome shotgun sequence genome:
- the LOC127874640 gene encoding uncharacterized protein LOC127874640 isoform X1, protein MSSGTYVDNAYNRSVGRVGMPMGSMPISKSSGGGGGHSGSRSTKVTISESSACPSKTYVDNAYNRSAGRVGMPVGSMPISKTEERPVSAKNETRSGSSNSSTSTKTYVDNSYNRNAGRVGMPVGSMPISKTEERPFSAKNEIRSGSSYSSSSTKTYVDNSYNRSAGRVGMPVGSMPISKNDTTVKSSSVKHDYGSVSDYDDSSTKTYVDNASNRRLGRAGMPIGSMVISKNSPAPQSRPGTASLRYLRYTSTTLTTAVWVVVGLPLGTAVVSPKIRTYTDNSQNRRLGRVGKPIGSMVFHKNDKTVTMQTYVDSKANRDRRRVGLPRGCIPRSRKVSKETERVRDIVQRHTDENGALRYSDSFMCDYRTLDSGPMHDYQYDDTRDMAKLQVMNMVWRQHAEMAWYDQSGAEAMTTDDLPEVDDIIPYSELKLCEKIGEGGFAVVFLAEWRGTAVAVKEMKTGKITRKKVDLFKDEMKLFRSFDHQNIVRYIGACEEPEHLCIVMEYMKECLFNVIHVNDVMTDMDDQQRLAIIRQICLGMIYLHEKNVAHCDLKSQNILMTTASNGDTIVKISDFGLSMVRKHAETSTASVTMVSGKGTPRYSAPEVLRGERLKASDMMRTDIWSLALIVFEIVYEEEPYPDFNLMQLQKQVGEKGSAPEVPEGVDVNPDIRYIMNKAWQLQPERRPDIARFSDVFLDANYIFVQ, encoded by the exons ATGTCGTCGGGAACGTATGTGGACAACGCGTACAACCGGTCTGTTGGTCGGGTAGGGATGCCGATGGGAAGCATGCCGATTTCGAAAAGCAGTGGCGGAGGTGGGGGCCATTCCGGTAGTAGATCAACTAAGGTCACCATCAGTGAGTCATCTGCATGTCCGTCGAAGACATACGTTGACAATGCTTACAACCGGAGTGCCGGAAGGGTCGGGATGCCAGTGGGGAGTATGCCGATTTCTAAAACGGAGGAAAGACCTGTAAGTGCAAAAAACGAGACCAGGAGCGGCTCAAGTAATTCATCTACATCAACGAAGACGTATGTGGATAATTCTTACAACCGGAATGCCGGAAGGGTGGGGATGCCAGTGGGGAGTATGCCAATTTCTAAAACGGAGGAAAGACCTTTTAGTGCAAAAAACGAAATCAGGAGCGGCTCAAGTTATTCATCTTCATCAACGAAGACGTATGTGGATAATTCTTACAACCGGAGTGCCGGAAGGGTCGGGATGCCGGTGGGGAGTATGCCAATCTCTAAAAATGACACGACTGTGAAATCATCGAGCGTAAAGCACGATTACGGAAGTGTATCCGATTACGATGATTCCTCGACCAAGACGTACGTTGATAATGCTTCTAATCGCCGCCTTGGTAGGGCCGGTATGCCGATCGGAAGCATGGTGATATCGAAGAACAGTCCAGCGCCGCAGTCGAGGCCAGGAACGGCAAGCTTACGCTATCTAAGGTATACGTCGACAACGCTTACAACCGCCGTTTGGGTCGTTGTCGGTTTGCCCCTGGGAACGGCGGTGGTATCGCCGAAAATCCGGACGTACACGGACAACTCGCAGAACCGGCGGTTGGGTCGGGTCGGCAAGCCGATCGGCTCCATGGTAtttcacaaaaatgataaaaCGGTTACCATGCAGACGTACGTAGACAGTAAAGCCAACAGGGACCGTCGGAGGGTTGGGCTGCCTCGCGGTTGCATTCCACGGAGTAGGAAGGTTTCGAAGGAAACCGAAAGGGTCAGAGACATCGTGCAACGGCACACAGATGAAAATGGG GCTCTGAGATATTCGGACAGTTTTATGTGCGATTACCGGACCCTTGATAGCGGCCCAATGCACGACTACCAATACGACGACACGAGGGACATGGCGAAACTTCAGGTCATGAATATGGTTTGGCGCCAACATGCCGAAATGGCTTGGTATGACCAAAGCGGTGCCGAGGCGATGACAACGGACGACCTGCCGGAAGTTGACGATATCATACCGTATTCCGAGCTTAAATTATGCGAAAAAATAGGCGAAGGAGGGTTCGCAGTTGTCTTTTTGGCAGAGTGGCGGGGAACGGCGGTAGCGGTGAAGGAGATGAAGACAGGGAAGATAACTCGGAAGAAGGTGGATCTGTTCAAGGATGAAATGAAGCTATTCCGGTCTTTTGATCATCAAAACATCGTGCGTTACATTGGCGCTTGCGAAGAACCGGAACACCTTTGCATCGTCATGGAATACATGAAGGAATGTCTGTTTAACGTCATTCACGTCAATGACGTCATGACGGATATGGATGATCAACAGCGCTTGGCGATTATCCGACAAATATGCCTTGGCATGATTTACCTGCACGAGAAGAATGTGGCGCATTGTGACCTCAAGTCGCAAAATATCCTGATGACAACGGCGTCTAACGGTGACACCATTGTGAAGATTTCTGATTTCGGCTTGAGCATGGTCAGGAAGCATGCGGAGACGTCGACGGCGAGCGTTACCATGGTGTCCGGAAAAGGAACACCGCGCTACAGCGCACCGGAAGTACTACGTGGTGAGCGCCTTAAAGCGAGCGACATGATGCGCACGGACATCTGGAGCCTCGCTCTGATCGTTTTCGAGATCGTCTACGAAGAGGAACCGTATCCAGATTTCAACTTAATGCAACTTCAGAAACAGGTTGGCGAAAAGGGCAGCGCACCGGAAGTACCGGAAGGCGTGGATGTTAACCCGGATATCCGGTACATCATGAATAAGGCCTGGCAGCTGCAACCTGAGAGACGCCCGGATATCGCCCGGTTTAGCGATGTGTTTTTAGATGCAAAC
- the LOC127874640 gene encoding uncharacterized protein LOC127874640 isoform X2 — protein MSSGTYVDNAYNRSVGRVGMPMGSMPISKSSGGGGGHSGSRSTKVTISESSACPSKTYVDNAYNRSAGRVGMPVGSMPISKTEERPFSAKNEIRSGSSYSSSSTKTYVDNSYNRSAGRVGMPVGSMPISKNDTTVKSSSVKHDYGSVSDYDDSSTKTYVDNASNRRLGRAGMPIGSMVISKNSPAPQSRPGTASLRYLRYTSTTLTTAVWVVVGLPLGTAVVSPKIRTYTDNSQNRRLGRVGKPIGSMVFHKNDKTVTMQTYVDSKANRDRRRVGLPRGCIPRSRKVSKETERVRDIVQRHTDENGALRYSDSFMCDYRTLDSGPMHDYQYDDTRDMAKLQVMNMVWRQHAEMAWYDQSGAEAMTTDDLPEVDDIIPYSELKLCEKIGEGGFAVVFLAEWRGTAVAVKEMKTGKITRKKVDLFKDEMKLFRSFDHQNIVRYIGACEEPEHLCIVMEYMKECLFNVIHVNDVMTDMDDQQRLAIIRQICLGMIYLHEKNVAHCDLKSQNILMTTASNGDTIVKISDFGLSMVRKHAETSTASVTMVSGKGTPRYSAPEVLRGERLKASDMMRTDIWSLALIVFEIVYEEEPYPDFNLMQLQKQVGEKGSAPEVPEGVDVNPDIRYIMNKAWQLQPERRPDIARFSDVFLDANYIFVQ, from the exons ATGTCGTCGGGAACGTATGTGGACAACGCGTACAACCGGTCTGTTGGTCGGGTAGGGATGCCGATGGGAAGCATGCCGATTTCGAAAAGCAGTGGCGGAGGTGGGGGCCATTCCGGTAGTAGATCAACTAAGGTCACCATCAGTGAGTCATCTGCATGTCCGTCGAAGACATACGTTGACAATGCTTACAACCGGAGTGCCGGAAGGGTCGGGATGCCAGTGGGGAGTATGCCGATTTCTAAAACGGAGGAAAGAC CTTTTAGTGCAAAAAACGAAATCAGGAGCGGCTCAAGTTATTCATCTTCATCAACGAAGACGTATGTGGATAATTCTTACAACCGGAGTGCCGGAAGGGTCGGGATGCCGGTGGGGAGTATGCCAATCTCTAAAAATGACACGACTGTGAAATCATCGAGCGTAAAGCACGATTACGGAAGTGTATCCGATTACGATGATTCCTCGACCAAGACGTACGTTGATAATGCTTCTAATCGCCGCCTTGGTAGGGCCGGTATGCCGATCGGAAGCATGGTGATATCGAAGAACAGTCCAGCGCCGCAGTCGAGGCCAGGAACGGCAAGCTTACGCTATCTAAGGTATACGTCGACAACGCTTACAACCGCCGTTTGGGTCGTTGTCGGTTTGCCCCTGGGAACGGCGGTGGTATCGCCGAAAATCCGGACGTACACGGACAACTCGCAGAACCGGCGGTTGGGTCGGGTCGGCAAGCCGATCGGCTCCATGGTAtttcacaaaaatgataaaaCGGTTACCATGCAGACGTACGTAGACAGTAAAGCCAACAGGGACCGTCGGAGGGTTGGGCTGCCTCGCGGTTGCATTCCACGGAGTAGGAAGGTTTCGAAGGAAACCGAAAGGGTCAGAGACATCGTGCAACGGCACACAGATGAAAATGGG GCTCTGAGATATTCGGACAGTTTTATGTGCGATTACCGGACCCTTGATAGCGGCCCAATGCACGACTACCAATACGACGACACGAGGGACATGGCGAAACTTCAGGTCATGAATATGGTTTGGCGCCAACATGCCGAAATGGCTTGGTATGACCAAAGCGGTGCCGAGGCGATGACAACGGACGACCTGCCGGAAGTTGACGATATCATACCGTATTCCGAGCTTAAATTATGCGAAAAAATAGGCGAAGGAGGGTTCGCAGTTGTCTTTTTGGCAGAGTGGCGGGGAACGGCGGTAGCGGTGAAGGAGATGAAGACAGGGAAGATAACTCGGAAGAAGGTGGATCTGTTCAAGGATGAAATGAAGCTATTCCGGTCTTTTGATCATCAAAACATCGTGCGTTACATTGGCGCTTGCGAAGAACCGGAACACCTTTGCATCGTCATGGAATACATGAAGGAATGTCTGTTTAACGTCATTCACGTCAATGACGTCATGACGGATATGGATGATCAACAGCGCTTGGCGATTATCCGACAAATATGCCTTGGCATGATTTACCTGCACGAGAAGAATGTGGCGCATTGTGACCTCAAGTCGCAAAATATCCTGATGACAACGGCGTCTAACGGTGACACCATTGTGAAGATTTCTGATTTCGGCTTGAGCATGGTCAGGAAGCATGCGGAGACGTCGACGGCGAGCGTTACCATGGTGTCCGGAAAAGGAACACCGCGCTACAGCGCACCGGAAGTACTACGTGGTGAGCGCCTTAAAGCGAGCGACATGATGCGCACGGACATCTGGAGCCTCGCTCTGATCGTTTTCGAGATCGTCTACGAAGAGGAACCGTATCCAGATTTCAACTTAATGCAACTTCAGAAACAGGTTGGCGAAAAGGGCAGCGCACCGGAAGTACCGGAAGGCGTGGATGTTAACCCGGATATCCGGTACATCATGAATAAGGCCTGGCAGCTGCAACCTGAGAGACGCCCGGATATCGCCCGGTTTAGCGATGTGTTTTTAGATGCAAAC